A single Cryomorphaceae bacterium DNA region contains:
- a CDS encoding amino acid carrier protein — MKNLLTAMALLLSVFTFAQEALTIERVVVTNPSSEINDGEVEVTVYGGQEPYRFYWSDADTDTLSRFAYGLTEGIGHSVRVVDAAGNEVSESISIPTESIAEKFNGAFTPLVSAVGGVLLGDPFAALNLYDNHIYDEDGKPAMNANGTPQTKSIPFIVIWLVFGAVFFTLKMGFINFRGFRHAISLASGKHDEPNAPGEVTHFQALATAVSATVGLGNIAGVAVAISLGGPGATFWMIVAGLLGMSSKFVECTLGVKYRNINADGSVSGGPMHYLRKGLAARNMGGLGKVLAVVFALLAVGASFGGGNMFQANQAYEQLSGEFSTLQGAGPYFGVLLAILVGIVIIGGIKSIARVTEKVVPFMALLYVIAALIIIFGNISKVDEALMAIFNGAFNAEALRGGFIGVLIQGFRRAAFSNEAGVGSAAIAHSAAKTNHPVAEGFVALLEPFIDTVVVCTLTALVLIFTDKHLVTDVAGAQLTSDAFGTVISWFPMVLVIAIFLFAFSTMISWSYYGLKAWTFLLGENKRTELAYKFIFLIFIVIGSSVSLGAVIDFSDMMILAMAFPNILGLLLLSGEVRSDLRTYLSKLKSGEIFTSHEE; from the coding sequence ATGAAGAATCTACTCACCGCGATGGCTTTGTTGCTGTCCGTGTTCACTTTTGCACAAGAAGCATTGACCATCGAGCGGGTGGTCGTTACCAATCCAAGCAGCGAAATCAATGACGGTGAAGTCGAGGTAACGGTCTACGGAGGCCAGGAGCCTTATCGTTTTTATTGGAGCGACGCTGACACCGATACGCTCAGTCGTTTCGCTTATGGATTGACGGAAGGAATTGGACACAGCGTAAGAGTAGTTGATGCGGCCGGAAACGAAGTTTCGGAATCCATCAGCATTCCAACAGAAAGTATTGCAGAGAAATTCAATGGTGCCTTTACCCCACTTGTATCAGCTGTTGGGGGTGTCTTGCTCGGTGATCCGTTTGCTGCACTGAACTTATATGACAACCACATTTACGACGAGGACGGTAAACCTGCAATGAATGCGAATGGTACGCCTCAAACTAAATCTATCCCCTTTATTGTGATCTGGCTGGTCTTCGGAGCGGTATTCTTCACCTTGAAAATGGGATTTATCAATTTCCGCGGATTCCGCCATGCCATTTCCCTGGCGAGTGGGAAACACGATGAGCCGAATGCACCAGGAGAAGTAACCCATTTCCAGGCCTTGGCTACCGCTGTTTCCGCAACCGTTGGTTTAGGGAATATTGCCGGTGTCGCGGTAGCGATTTCCCTTGGGGGTCCTGGTGCGACGTTTTGGATGATCGTTGCGGGTCTACTGGGTATGTCTTCCAAGTTTGTAGAATGTACGCTAGGGGTGAAATACCGGAACATCAATGCAGATGGATCAGTATCCGGGGGTCCAATGCACTACCTGAGAAAAGGGTTGGCAGCTCGTAATATGGGTGGTCTCGGTAAAGTACTGGCGGTCGTATTCGCCTTGTTGGCCGTCGGCGCATCGTTCGGTGGTGGAAATATGTTTCAAGCCAATCAGGCCTATGAGCAATTGAGCGGGGAGTTCTCGACCCTTCAAGGAGCAGGACCATATTTTGGAGTTTTGCTCGCGATCCTGGTCGGGATTGTCATCATCGGTGGAATTAAGTCGATCGCCCGCGTTACCGAAAAGGTGGTGCCATTTATGGCCTTACTCTACGTGATCGCTGCCTTGATCATCATCTTCGGAAACATCAGCAAGGTAGACGAAGCGCTTATGGCGATCTTCAATGGAGCATTTAATGCGGAAGCCCTCAGAGGAGGTTTCATTGGAGTTCTGATTCAAGGATTCAGACGTGCGGCCTTCTCAAATGAGGCAGGAGTCGGTTCTGCGGCTATCGCACACTCAGCAGCCAAGACGAATCATCCCGTCGCGGAAGGGTTCGTTGCATTGTTAGAGCCGTTTATCGATACCGTGGTTGTGTGTACCCTTACTGCGCTTGTATTGATCTTTACCGACAAGCACTTGGTTACGGATGTAGCTGGAGCGCAGTTGACTTCAGATGCCTTTGGAACGGTGATTAGCTGGTTCCCAATGGTATTGGTTATTGCCATCTTCCTGTTTGCCTTCAGTACCATGATCAGTTGGAGCTACTACGGCCTCAAAGCGTGGACCTTCCTATTGGGAGAGAACAAGCGCACCGAGCTCGCCTACAAGTTCATTTTCCTTATCTTCATTGTGATCGGCTCGTCTGTCAGCTTGGGAGCGGTGATCGATTTTTCGGACATGATGATCTTGGCGATGGCCTTCCCCAACATCTTGGGACTTCTGCTTTTGAGCGGGGAAGTGCGTTCCGATCTGCGAACCTATCTGAGTAAACTCAAGTCCGGCGAAATCTTCACCAGCCACGAGGAATAG
- a CDS encoding helix-hairpin-helix domain-containing protein, with translation MPLTSRRPQAFSKRERMALFVLIFLLILVEAAGYFSDYLFAPPRRDTSPILVFDTIRVYEETAQNEPLEPAVHRPVRDKRITSRTNSAPFTIALNETDTFAWEALPGIGPTYARRILKYRALLGGYAYKEQLGEVYGLDTSGRWFDQVLEDGAALDSLRLNRDTVTRFYRHPYVRPAIAWEWVRYRERTGGFKNLDEVRGGYLMTDSIFRKIVPYLTLQ, from the coding sequence ATGCCCCTTACATCTCGGCGTCCGCAAGCCTTCTCCAAGCGAGAACGGATGGCTCTGTTCGTACTCATCTTTCTCCTGATTCTGGTAGAAGCAGCCGGCTATTTTTCTGATTATTTGTTTGCGCCTCCACGGCGCGATACCTCACCGATCCTCGTCTTCGATACCATAAGGGTGTACGAGGAAACAGCCCAAAACGAGCCCTTGGAGCCTGCGGTACATCGTCCCGTAAGGGACAAAAGAATAACCAGTAGAACTAATTCAGCACCCTTTACGATCGCCTTAAATGAAACCGACACCTTTGCTTGGGAAGCCCTTCCTGGAATTGGTCCCACCTACGCTCGTCGCATATTGAAATACCGAGCCTTGCTTGGCGGATACGCCTATAAAGAGCAACTGGGTGAAGTGTATGGATTGGACACCTCGGGCCGATGGTTCGATCAAGTTCTTGAAGACGGCGCTGCATTGGACTCCCTACGCCTGAACCGAGACACGGTCACTCGCTTCTATCGACATCCTTATGTACGTCCCGCCATTGCTTGGGAATGGGTGCGTTACCGGGAGCGAACAGGAGGTTTTAAAAACCTCGACGAAGTCCGCGGTGGATACTTGATGACCGACTCTATATTCCGTAAAATTGTACCCTATTTAACGCTGCAATGA
- a CDS encoding adenine phosphoribosyltransferase gives MTIQEIEQHIRAVPDFPKPGILFRDITPLLGQAGARKAVLDRLVEAYKDQKIDAIAGIESRGFLFGMTLADALGVPFVPIRKAGKLPYDKIKYDYELEYGTATLEIHTDAVKAGDRVLIHDDLLATGGTGAAGAELLAQLGAELAGFSFIIGLNFLGGDEVLKKYSDQIHCLIEY, from the coding sequence ATGACGATACAAGAAATAGAACAGCACATCAGAGCTGTTCCAGACTTCCCGAAACCCGGAATCCTCTTTAGAGATATTACGCCCTTGTTGGGGCAAGCAGGGGCCCGAAAGGCAGTATTGGATCGACTCGTAGAGGCCTACAAAGACCAAAAGATCGACGCTATTGCCGGCATTGAGAGCCGGGGGTTCCTCTTTGGAATGACATTAGCCGATGCTTTGGGCGTCCCTTTTGTTCCTATTCGCAAGGCGGGAAAGTTACCTTATGACAAGATCAAGTACGATTATGAGTTGGAGTACGGTACAGCTACCCTCGAGATTCATACGGATGCGGTGAAGGCCGGAGATCGAGTGCTGATTCACGATGACTTGTTGGCCACGGGCGGAACAGGAGCCGCTGGAGCGGAACTGCTCGCTCAGCTCGGCGCGGAACTTGCAGGCTTCAGTTTCATCATCGGTTTGAACTTTCTGGGGGGCGATGAGGTATTGAAGAAGTACAGCGATCAGATTCACTGCCTGATTGAGTACTGA
- a CDS encoding acyl-CoA dehydrogenase family protein — translation MSIEVSETRQMIVETLRDFCAREIQPNIMAWDEAQHFPVDVMKKLGELGMLGVLVPQEYGGSGLTYDEYITVVSEIGRVDPSIGLSVAAHNSLCTGHIMYHANEEQKQKWLPKLATGEWIGAWGLTEVGTGSDAGGMLTTAVRDGDDWILNGSKNFITHGKSGDIAVVIVRTGEKGDSHGMTAFAVEKGTPGFSAGRKEDKLGMRASETTELIFENCRVPHENMIGSEGDGFIQAMKVLDGGRISIAALSVGLARGAYEHAVKYSKEREQFGRPIGNFQAIAFKLADMATEIQASELLTYEAGHQKDRGERVTISGAMAKLYASEACVRVANEAVQIHGGYGFTKDFPVEKYYRDCKLCTIGEGTSEIQKVVISKHLLK, via the coding sequence ATGAGCATCGAAGTAAGCGAAACACGTCAGATGATCGTAGAAACCCTACGTGACTTCTGCGCGCGCGAAATACAGCCCAACATTATGGCTTGGGATGAGGCGCAGCACTTTCCAGTAGACGTTATGAAGAAATTGGGGGAATTGGGTATGCTCGGCGTACTGGTTCCTCAGGAATACGGTGGGTCGGGTTTGACCTATGATGAGTACATCACGGTAGTATCCGAAATCGGCCGAGTGGATCCTTCTATAGGTTTGAGCGTAGCCGCCCACAATTCCCTTTGTACTGGTCATATTATGTACCACGCCAATGAGGAGCAAAAGCAAAAGTGGTTGCCAAAATTGGCCACCGGCGAGTGGATCGGTGCTTGGGGATTGACTGAAGTCGGTACCGGTAGCGATGCAGGCGGTATGCTGACGACGGCTGTTCGCGACGGGGATGATTGGATCTTGAACGGAAGTAAGAACTTCATTACCCATGGAAAATCCGGAGATATTGCCGTGGTCATTGTACGCACTGGTGAAAAAGGAGACAGCCATGGAATGACGGCCTTTGCCGTTGAGAAGGGGACACCTGGTTTTTCAGCCGGACGCAAGGAGGACAAGCTCGGTATGCGTGCCAGCGAAACCACAGAGTTGATTTTTGAAAACTGCCGTGTTCCTCACGAGAACATGATTGGTTCCGAAGGAGATGGATTCATTCAGGCCATGAAGGTATTGGACGGCGGTCGCATCAGTATTGCGGCGCTCTCTGTGGGCTTAGCACGTGGCGCGTATGAGCACGCTGTGAAGTATTCCAAGGAACGGGAGCAATTTGGTCGCCCCATTGGGAACTTTCAAGCCATTGCCTTTAAGCTGGCCGATATGGCCACGGAGATTCAGGCTTCTGAGCTCTTGACCTATGAAGCAGGTCACCAAAAAGATCGAGGTGAACGCGTGACCATCTCTGGTGCTATGGCGAAGCTCTACGCGAGTGAAGCTTGCGTTCGCGTGGCTAATGAAGCGGTACAGATTCACGGTGGTTACGGTTTCACAAAGGACTTTCCGGTGGAGAAGTACTACAGGGACTGTAAGCTCTGTACCATTGGAGAGGGGACAAGTGAAATTCAGAAAGTTGTCATCTCAAAACATTTGCTGAAGTAA
- a CDS encoding 30S ribosomal protein S21, producing MIIIPVKDGENIDRALKRYKRKFDRTGAMRELRRRKQFTKPSVQRREQVLKAAYIQNLRDQEEA from the coding sequence ATGATCATTATTCCGGTAAAAGATGGAGAGAACATCGATCGTGCGCTGAAACGTTACAAGCGTAAATTCGATCGTACGGGAGCTATGCGCGAATTACGTCGTCGCAAGCAGTTCACCAAACCCTCCGTTCAGCGTCGTGAGCAGGTACTTAAAGCTGCTTACATCCAGAACTTGCGGGATCAGGAAGAGGCATAA
- a CDS encoding tyrosine-type recombinase/integrase has product MNPEAFYDYLTHERRYSLHTVKAYQTDLTQFTDFLQLIYEVGDLREVRAPMVRSWIVTLMNEDYEPRSVQRKATSLKTYYKFLLREGVIRVNPTAQLQTPKVRKRLPMVVPEEDMGHLLDQRYFEEGFEGTRDRLIILLLYHTGMRRAELIGLLERNVDVGRGQLKVLGKRNKERIIPIQTELGEALSAYRREREDLHRAVEPPELLVTKKGKKLYPKLVYRVVNRYLSYVSSVEKKSPHVLRHSFATHLLNAGAELSAIKELLGHANLSATQVYTHHSVDQLKKVYNQAHPRGH; this is encoded by the coding sequence ATGAACCCAGAAGCATTTTACGACTACCTCACCCACGAACGGCGTTATAGTCTTCACACCGTGAAGGCCTATCAAACCGATTTAACGCAGTTTACCGATTTCTTGCAGCTCATCTATGAGGTGGGGGACTTACGCGAAGTACGAGCGCCCATGGTGCGCTCCTGGATCGTGACCTTGATGAACGAAGACTACGAGCCGAGAAGTGTACAACGGAAAGCGACTTCATTAAAGACCTATTACAAGTTCTTACTCCGCGAGGGTGTCATTCGCGTCAATCCTACAGCTCAGCTTCAAACACCAAAAGTGCGCAAGCGCCTACCAATGGTTGTTCCGGAAGAGGATATGGGGCACTTGCTGGATCAACGGTACTTTGAAGAGGGCTTCGAAGGAACCCGGGACCGTCTTATCATATTACTCCTGTATCATACGGGTATGCGGCGGGCTGAACTGATCGGACTCCTCGAGCGCAATGTCGATGTTGGACGAGGACAGTTAAAGGTTCTCGGGAAGCGAAACAAGGAGCGTATTATTCCCATACAAACGGAATTAGGTGAAGCTCTGTCGGCATATCGGAGGGAGCGCGAGGACTTACATCGGGCCGTTGAGCCCCCCGAATTACTGGTAACCAAGAAGGGCAAAAAACTATATCCGAAGCTTGTCTATCGGGTGGTTAATCGCTACCTTAGTTATGTTAGCAGTGTAGAAAAGAAGAGTCCTCACGTGTTGCGCCACAGTTTCGCAACGCACCTTCTAAATGCCGGGGCGGAACTCAGCGCCATTAAGGAACTTCTAGGGCACGCTAACCTTTCGGCCACCCAGGTGTATACACACCACTCGGTGGACCAGTTAAAAAAGGTGTACAACCAGGCCCATCCACGGGGCCATTAA
- the raiA gene encoding ribosome-associated translation inhibitor RaiA has protein sequence MNVRTQSVNFNAEPKLLAFVENKLQKLDQFYDQIVDAEVYLRVENVTDGVNKLAEVRVNIPGNDLIAKKQCKSFEEAIDQSVDVLKRQLNKRKERVRGVWKIDGNFFEFPLFQFYIFLYICSPFRNGAAFFYANAIDNGV, from the coding sequence ATGAACGTACGCACTCAATCCGTGAATTTCAATGCGGAGCCAAAATTGCTTGCCTTCGTTGAAAACAAACTTCAGAAGTTGGATCAGTTCTACGACCAAATCGTTGATGCCGAAGTCTACCTCCGAGTGGAGAACGTGACTGATGGTGTGAATAAGCTGGCGGAGGTTCGGGTGAACATCCCCGGGAATGATTTGATCGCGAAGAAACAGTGCAAGAGTTTTGAAGAGGCGATCGATCAGAGTGTGGACGTGTTGAAGCGTCAATTAAACAAGCGCAAAGAACGCGTTCGCGGCGTCTGGAAGATAGACGGGAATTTTTTTGAATTCCCGTTGTTTCAATTCTATATCTTTTTATACATTTGCAGTCCCTTTAGAAATGGGGCTGCATTTTTTTATGCAAACGCCATAGATAACGGGGTTTAG
- the rplJ gene encoding 50S ribosomal protein L10: MDVDASQQLETLFALINKVSLSVVKNTLLRKAMDKVEGKDFSELYDLLTGPTALMISDTGNAPAKLIKDFRKKSDKPIIKGPSLKKQSTLAVISWNPCQS; the protein is encoded by the coding sequence TTGGATGTAGATGCAAGCCAACAACTTGAGACGCTCTTTGCTTTAATCAACAAAGTGAGCTTGAGCGTTGTGAAGAATACTTTGCTGAGAAAGGCAATGGACAAAGTTGAAGGCAAGGATTTCTCTGAGTTGTATGATCTGTTAACAGGCCCTACGGCATTGATGATTTCCGATACTGGAAATGCACCAGCCAAACTCATCAAGGATTTTAGAAAGAAAAGTGATAAGCCAATTATCAAAGGGCCTTCGTTGAAGAAGCAATCTACATTGGCGGTGATCAGTTGGAACCCTTGCCAATCATGA
- the rpoC gene encoding DNA-directed RNA polymerase subunit beta' codes for MNPRVQLFSDYDQSFSPEKILEDSWGEVLKPETINYRTHKPERDGLFCERIFGPVKDYECHCGKYKRIRYKGIICDRCGVEVTEKKVRRERMGHINLVVPVAHIWYFKSLPNKIGYLLGLPTKKLDMIIYYERYVVIQAGIAQNVDGEPLQVMDFLTEEEYLDILDTIPAENQYLDDADPNKFIAKMGADALHDLLKNIDLLALSSELRHKANTETSQQRKNEALKRLQVVEAFRDANNRMENNPEWMIMKVVPVIPPDLRPLVPLDGGRFATSDLNDLYRRVIIRNNRLKRLLEIKAPEVILRNEKRMLQESVDSLFDNTRKASAVKTQSNRALKSLSDSLKGKQGRFRQNLLGKRVDYSARSVIVVGPELKLYECGLPKGMAAELYKPFIIRKLIERGIVKTVKSAKKIIDRRDPVVWDILENVLKGHPVLLNRAPTLHRLGIQAFQPKLIEGKAIQLHPLVCTAFNADFDGDQMAVHLPLGNEAILEAQLLMLASHNILNPANGAPIAVPSQDMVLGLYYMTKIRKSSKNEVVRGEGLTFYSPEEVNIAYNEDRVDLHAWIKVKTKDLVHGEIKDTMIETTVGRVIFNEAVPPQVGYINEVLTKKALRGIIARVLKHTSLPEAAAFLDDIKQLGYTMAFRGGLSFNLGDVIIPEEKEEMVKSAIDQIEGITGNYNMGLITNNERYNQVIDVWTNTNARLTERVMERLTTDNQGFNSIFMMLDSGARGSKEQIRQLSGMRGLMAKPQKSGSSGGEIIENPILSNFKEGLSILEYFISTHGARKGLADTALKTADAGYLTRRLVDVAQDVIISEVDCGTLRGLNTTALRKNEEIVESLYDRIVGRNSLVDVYHPDTDEVIVEAGGLISEDIAEAIDNAGIEAVEIRSPLTCESSKGICAKCYGRNLATNSTVQMGESVGVIAAQSIGEPGTQLTLRTFHVGGTASNIAEESTMMAKFEGVIEFDELRTVEGAKDPVTGEPDNIVIGRTGEMRIVDPKSGHLRSTNNIPYGAKLFVKPGQKIEKGDVMCEWDPYNAVILSETAGTIKFDNVIEGITYRVEIDEQTGFQEKVISEMRDKKKIPTVQITSKKGEVIKTYNLPVGAHIMVNDGDKIEAGKVLVKIPRSSAKAGDITGGLPRVTELFEARNPSNPSVVSEIDGIVSYGKIKRGNREVIVESRTGQVKKYLVPLSKQILVQENDYVRAGMAMSDGAITPTDILSIQGTTAVQEYIVNEIQEVYRLQGVKINDKHFEVIVRQMMRKVQIVDSGDTKFLEHQLVHKYDFMEENDWIYNKLVVTDQGESEKLRNGQIITARELRDENSFLKRNDKQLVETREALPAVARPILQGITRASLQTKSFISAASFQETTKILNEAAVSGKVDYLEGLKENVIVGHKIPAGTGLREYEDLIVGSKEDLEAMMQKAAEEKAAEKAKVEEEA; via the coding sequence ATAAACCCAAGAGTTCAACTTTTCAGCGATTACGATCAGTCTTTCAGCCCGGAGAAAATCCTGGAAGATTCGTGGGGAGAAGTGCTGAAGCCAGAAACGATCAACTACCGGACGCATAAGCCGGAGCGTGATGGTCTTTTCTGCGAGCGGATCTTCGGACCGGTCAAAGATTACGAATGCCACTGTGGTAAGTACAAGCGTATTCGCTACAAGGGAATTATCTGTGATCGATGCGGTGTGGAGGTAACCGAAAAGAAAGTACGTCGTGAGCGTATGGGGCACATCAATTTGGTGGTACCTGTAGCGCACATCTGGTACTTCAAATCGCTGCCAAACAAAATCGGATACTTGCTCGGATTGCCGACCAAGAAACTCGATATGATCATTTACTACGAGCGTTACGTCGTTATTCAAGCGGGTATCGCACAGAATGTGGATGGCGAGCCATTGCAGGTAATGGATTTCTTGACCGAGGAAGAGTACCTCGATATCTTGGATACTATTCCAGCAGAGAACCAGTATTTGGATGATGCAGATCCGAACAAATTCATCGCCAAGATGGGTGCGGATGCACTTCACGATTTGTTGAAGAACATCGATTTATTGGCCTTGTCTAGTGAATTGCGTCACAAAGCAAACACAGAGACTTCACAGCAACGTAAGAACGAGGCTTTGAAGCGTTTGCAAGTAGTGGAAGCATTCCGCGACGCGAATAACCGTATGGAGAACAATCCTGAGTGGATGATTATGAAGGTTGTTCCTGTAATTCCACCAGATCTTCGCCCATTGGTACCGCTAGATGGTGGACGTTTCGCGACCTCTGACTTGAATGACTTGTACCGTCGTGTGATCATCCGTAACAACCGCTTGAAGCGCTTGTTGGAGATCAAAGCACCTGAGGTGATCTTGCGTAACGAGAAGCGTATGCTTCAGGAGTCTGTAGACAGCTTGTTTGACAATACGCGTAAAGCCAGCGCTGTGAAAACGCAGAGCAACCGTGCTTTGAAATCGTTGTCGGACAGCTTGAAGGGTAAGCAAGGACGTTTCCGTCAAAACCTCTTGGGTAAGCGTGTTGACTATTCAGCTCGTTCGGTAATCGTCGTTGGACCAGAATTGAAGTTGTACGAATGTGGTCTTCCTAAGGGAATGGCTGCTGAGCTGTACAAGCCTTTTATCATCCGTAAGCTTATCGAGCGCGGAATCGTTAAAACGGTGAAGTCTGCGAAGAAGATTATTGACCGTCGTGATCCGGTCGTTTGGGATATTTTGGAGAACGTATTGAAAGGACACCCAGTTCTCTTGAACCGGGCCCCAACGCTTCACCGCTTGGGTATTCAAGCTTTCCAGCCCAAATTGATTGAGGGTAAAGCGATTCAGTTGCACCCACTCGTGTGTACGGCCTTCAACGCTGACTTTGACGGTGACCAGATGGCGGTTCACTTGCCTTTGGGTAATGAAGCGATTCTGGAAGCACAACTTTTGATGTTGGCCTCTCACAACATTTTGAACCCTGCGAATGGTGCTCCTATTGCGGTACCTTCTCAGGATATGGTCTTGGGTCTGTACTACATGACTAAGATCCGTAAGAGTTCTAAGAATGAAGTGGTTCGCGGTGAAGGATTGACCTTCTACTCTCCTGAAGAGGTGAACATTGCATATAATGAAGATCGTGTTGACTTGCACGCGTGGATCAAGGTGAAAACCAAAGACTTGGTACACGGTGAAATCAAGGACACCATGATCGAAACTACTGTAGGTCGTGTCATCTTCAACGAAGCTGTACCACCACAAGTAGGATACATTAACGAAGTATTGACCAAGAAAGCGCTTCGCGGAATTATTGCTCGCGTATTGAAGCACACGAGTTTGCCCGAGGCTGCGGCCTTCTTGGACGACATTAAGCAGTTGGGATATACCATGGCCTTCCGAGGTGGGTTGTCCTTCAACTTGGGTGATGTAATTATCCCAGAGGAAAAAGAGGAAATGGTGAAGAGTGCGATCGATCAGATCGAAGGAATCACCGGAAACTACAACATGGGATTGATCACCAATAACGAACGTTACAACCAGGTGATCGATGTTTGGACGAACACCAACGCGCGCTTGACTGAGCGTGTGATGGAGCGTTTGACTACAGACAACCAAGGATTCAACAGTATCTTTATGATGTTGGATTCTGGAGCACGTGGTTCTAAAGAGCAGATTCGTCAGCTTTCTGGAATGCGTGGTTTGATGGCCAAGCCGCAAAAATCTGGTAGCTCAGGTGGTGAGATTATCGAGAACCCGATTCTTTCAAACTTTAAGGAAGGTCTTTCGATTCTCGAGTACTTTATCTCTACCCACGGTGCACGTAAGGGTCTTGCGGATACGGCTTTGAAAACGGCTGACGCGGGTTACTTGACACGTCGTTTGGTGGATGTTGCCCAGGATGTCATCATTTCTGAAGTGGACTGCGGTACACTCCGCGGGTTGAATACAACGGCATTGCGCAAGAACGAGGAGATTGTAGAAAGCCTCTACGATCGTATCGTTGGACGTAACTCTTTGGTTGATGTGTATCACCCAGATACAGACGAAGTAATCGTCGAAGCGGGTGGATTGATTTCTGAGGATATCGCTGAGGCGATTGACAATGCGGGAATTGAAGCGGTTGAAATCCGTTCACCATTGACTTGTGAGTCCAGCAAGGGTATCTGTGCGAAGTGTTACGGACGTAACTTGGCTACAAACTCAACCGTTCAAATGGGAGAGTCAGTTGGAGTTATCGCGGCACAATCCATTGGTGAGCCTGGAACACAGTTGACGCTGCGTACCTTCCACGTTGGGGGTACGGCTTCGAACATCGCCGAAGAATCAACGATGATGGCGAAGTTTGAAGGAGTCATCGAATTTGACGAATTGCGTACGGTTGAAGGGGCCAAAGATCCTGTTACAGGAGAGCCAGACAACATCGTTATCGGTCGTACAGGTGAGATGCGCATCGTAGATCCTAAGTCGGGTCACTTGCGTTCCACCAACAACATTCCTTATGGAGCTAAGTTGTTTGTGAAGCCTGGACAGAAAATCGAGAAGGGTGATGTGATGTGCGAGTGGGATCCATACAACGCGGTAATCCTTTCGGAAACTGCGGGTACGATCAAATTCGACAACGTTATTGAGGGAATTACGTACCGCGTTGAGATTGACGAGCAAACCGGATTCCAGGAGAAGGTGATCTCGGAAATGCGCGATAAGAAGAAGATTCCTACCGTTCAGATTACATCTAAGAAAGGAGAGGTCATCAAGACCTACAACCTTCCAGTTGGAGCACACATCATGGTAAATGATGGCGATAAGATCGAAGCAGGTAAGGTACTTGTGAAGATCCCGCGCAGCAGTGCTAAAGCTGGTGATATTACTGGAGGTCTTCCACGGGTAACTGAGCTCTTCGAAGCGCGTAACCCATCGAACCCATCAGTAGTATCTGAAATCGACGGTATCGTTTCCTACGGAAAGATCAAGCGTGGTAACCGCGAGGTCATCGTAGAAAGCCGTACAGGTCAGGTGAAGAAGTACTTGGTTCCGCTATCGAAGCAGATCTTGGTACAGGAGAATGACTACGTACGTGCTGGAATGGCGATGTCTGACGGTGCCATTACCCCAACAGATATCTTGAGTATTCAAGGTACCACTGCTGTTCAGGAGTACATCGTGAATGAGATTCAGGAAGTATATCGTCTGCAAGGGGTGAAGATCAACGACAAGCACTTTGAAGTAATCGTTCGTCAGATGATGCGTAAAGTGCAAATCGTCGATTCAGGAGATACCAAGTTCTTGGAGCATCAACTCGTGCACAAGTACGACTTCATGGAAGAGAATGATTGGATTTACAACAAGCTCGTCGTTACTGACCAAGGAGAAAGTGAAAAGCTACGCAATGGTCAGATCATCACCGCACGTGAATTGCGTGATGAAAATAGCTTCTTGAAGCGCAACGACAAGCAGTTGGTAGAAACGCGTGAAGCGTTGCCAGCAGTTGCCCGTCCAATTCTCCAGGGAATTACCCGAGCATCACTCCAGACCAAGTCCTTTATCTCAGCGGCTTCCTTCCAGGAAACCACAAAGATATTGAACGAGGCTGCAGTAAGCGGAAAGGTCGACTACCTCGAAGGCTTGAAAGAGAATGTGATCGTAGGTCACAAGATCCCAGCTGGTACAGGTTTGCGTGAATACGAAGATTTGATCGTAGGAAGCAAAGAAGACTTGGAGGCCATGATGCAGAAGGCTGCCGAAGAAAAAGCGGCAGAGAAAGCTAAAGTAGAAGAGGAAGCTTAA
- a CDS encoding DUF3467 domain-containing protein, with the protein MADQNQDQGNQINIELPEEIAEGTYSNLAIINHSPAEFVVDFVKMMPGVPKAKVKSRIVLTPQHAKRLMRALADNVQKYEQQFGEIQEDNRGNIPLNFGGPTAQA; encoded by the coding sequence ATGGCTGATCAGAATCAAGACCAAGGCAATCAAATCAACATTGAATTGCCCGAAGAAATCGCGGAAGGGACGTATAGTAACTTGGCGATCATCAATCACAGTCCGGCGGAGTTTGTCGTCGACTTTGTGAAGATGATGCCCGGTGTGCCCAAAGCGAAAGTTAAGTCTCGAATTGTTTTGACGCCCCAGCACGCCAAGCGTTTGATGCGTGCTTTGGCCGATAACGTACAAAAGTACGAGCAGCAATTCGGTGAGATTCAAGAAGACAACCGAGGCAACATTCCGCTGAATTTCGGCGGACCGACTGCCCAAGCTTAA